The genomic stretch CCTCGTCCAGCAGCGTACGCAGCAGACGCAGCCACTCCCCAACGTGCACCGTGCGCGAGGGCAGCGTGACGCTCCCGGTGGCGATGCCCTCGAAGGTGAGCCGATCCAGCGCGGCAACGGCGTCCGGGACCGGGCCGGGGGTCATCGGCTCGCCGTGGCGGTGGGCCCGGCGAACCTCGTGGACTCTTTCCAGACGGCATCCGTGTTCCGCGCAGCTGATCATGAGGGGGAGCGCGGCGAGCAGGAGGATGCCGCGGTCGGCTGGGCAGGTGGGGCAGACCCGTCGTGCCGTCCGCCACGGGCGGCTCCGCGCTGGCAGCCAGGGCACCCAGCGGTTGACGACGTGGTAACCGGCCCGGCCGGGTGCCAGTAGCACCGAGTCCTGCCGGACGTAGGCAGAGAAGGCCTGCCAGCCGTCGGCGGGATTCAGGGTGTCGGCCAGCCACGGCACACACCCGGAGATCGTCATCCGGCGCAGCCGGCCTACCGCGACGCCGGTCCGCGCGGCGAGCGCGCGCAAGACGGCAGCGGGCACCTGGTAGTCAAGGTCCGCATCGCGTAGGCGCACGACGTCGAGCTGCGCTGACGCCGGGCCGAGGTTATGGGTCAGCAGCTGCTCGACCGACAGGCGGTACAGCCCGGCCAGACGGCCCAGCCAGGAGGTGAGCGCCTCGCCGGGGCCGGGCTCGGGGTGAACGGGCCAGCG from Nonomuraea polychroma encodes the following:
- a CDS encoding TniQ family protein, with amino-acid sequence MRSAPVPNGVRRWPVHPEPGPGEALTSWLGRLAGLYRLSVEQLLTHNLGPASAQLDVVRLRDADLDYQVPAAVLRALAARTGVAVGRLRRMTISGCVPWLADTLNPADGWQAFSAYVRQDSVLLAPGRAGYHVVNRWVPWLPARSRPWRTARRVCPTCPADRGILLLAALPLMISCAEHGCRLERVHEVRRAHRHGEPMTPGPVPDAVAALDRLTFEGIATGSVTLPSRTVHVGEWLRLLRTLLDEVSMVASRAGPGSAAMLHQVWDAVDLPFRAGLNLWRPYERLSPSRQEAMLQAAATAVQLAADGRIIPGVHVVPGKFWSNFADLH